One genomic window of Candidatus Poribacteria bacterium includes the following:
- a CDS encoding phytanoyl-CoA dioxygenase family protein, translating to MQLETLSSFEDQHHEQFMEQGYLRLGKLLSPDELAAIQQRIDDIMLGKIHYENMRFQLDPRHTGSAMTRTVGNQEATLNYRRIDDLEQDPLFLDYIQKPLIRQITRRYIGEDVAVFRSMFMNKPAERGTELVWHQDIGVGWKIDTNPIITVWTAFDAATVHSGCMQIVPGSNNLGILNERHFTSEEDQAKYTRDEDVMDLEAEAGEAILLHNFLLHRSGVNTTTSPRRAFSATYMEVATQSVVTGDTFPVVFGEGALSPDTVMGKSAERIKFFHG from the coding sequence ATGCAATTGGAAACGCTTTCTTCGTTTGAAGACCAACATCACGAACAGTTTATGGAGCAGGGTTATCTGCGTCTGGGCAAACTCCTGTCACCCGACGAACTGGCCGCCATCCAACAACGCATAGACGATATTATGCTGGGCAAAATCCACTATGAAAACATGCGCTTTCAACTTGACCCTCGGCATACTGGAAGCGCTATGACCCGTACCGTAGGGAACCAAGAAGCAACCCTGAACTACCGGCGCATTGACGATCTGGAACAAGATCCGCTCTTTCTCGACTATATTCAGAAGCCCCTCATCCGCCAAATCACCCGCCGCTACATCGGGGAAGATGTAGCGGTTTTTCGATCTATGTTTATGAACAAACCCGCCGAGCGTGGGACGGAACTGGTGTGGCACCAAGACATCGGGGTCGGTTGGAAGATTGATACCAATCCGATTATCACGGTGTGGACTGCCTTTGATGCAGCGACCGTGCACAGCGGCTGTATGCAGATTGTGCCGGGCAGCAACAATCTGGGGATTCTCAACGAAAGACACTTCACGTCGGAGGAAGATCAGGCGAAATATACTCGCGATGAAGATGTAATGGACTTAGAAGCGGAGGCTGGCGAAGCCATTCTGCTACACAATTTTTTGCTGCACCGTTCAGGCGTCAACACGACCACGTCACCCCGTCGAGCGTTCAGTGCGACTTATATGGAGGTGGCAACTCAATCGGTGGTTACGGGCGATACGTTTCCGGTAGTTTTTGGGGAAGGCGCGCTTTCTCCCGATACGGTAATGGGTAAATCAGCCGAACGTATAAAGTTTTTTCATGGGTAG
- a CDS encoding amidohydrolase family protein — protein sequence MSMWLTNQQLQHLQRAYQKQVECPVPTQVISSGECFPPPQTRQQAQVESLIQEEAKLYASRQGIPCRTYLRSPSGMAAAFLAMNQVHGEVYNVDTDEAEDPEAAQARKDETKDQFIFDVHTHHVHDDYSWEGQLWIRDAARGNNQSRIPWNPELVEQELDLKYYKFDYYLKDMFFDSDTTIALLSTSPSVDPYKILLSDDQMVATRNLVNRLSGTRRLLAHGVIWPSVPEYLEAMDRAATELKVDSWKGYTIGDVLGAEPTFDKPWRMDDDDLTYPTYEKAHKYGVQNICVHKGVLPIDYESIPNWHYASLEDLGKAAQDWPDLNFHIYHAGLKMWRDAHGVSEAFEKTGRLPWIDEMAAIPEKYGVSNVYADIGLSFGALAITHPRLAAAMLGILIKGLGSNRVLWGTDSIWAGSPQWQIEALRRIEIPVDLQDKHSLEPLGSADGPVKNAIFGINAAGQYGIELDSDGQPIANYKDDELSRLKAEYLDAGNQRDNLFWGWIQNRKSG from the coding sequence ATGTCCATGTGGCTTACCAATCAGCAACTTCAGCACCTACAGCGCGCATACCAAAAGCAGGTGGAATGCCCCGTGCCAACGCAGGTCATCTCTAGTGGTGAATGTTTCCCGCCCCCGCAAACCCGTCAACAGGCGCAGGTCGAATCGCTGATTCAGGAAGAAGCCAAACTGTATGCTAGTCGTCAGGGGATACCCTGCCGAACTTACCTCCGTTCCCCAAGCGGTATGGCTGCCGCATTTCTAGCGATGAATCAGGTCCACGGCGAGGTCTACAACGTAGACACCGACGAAGCCGAAGATCCTGAGGCAGCGCAAGCACGGAAGGACGAGACCAAGGATCAGTTTATCTTCGACGTTCACACACACCACGTTCACGATGACTACAGTTGGGAAGGTCAACTCTGGATACGTGATGCTGCCCGCGGCAACAACCAATCTCGGATACCTTGGAACCCGGAATTGGTCGAACAGGAACTCGACCTGAAATATTACAAGTTCGACTACTACCTAAAGGACATGTTCTTCGACAGCGACACAACCATTGCGCTACTCAGTACATCTCCGTCTGTCGATCCATACAAGATACTCCTGTCTGATGATCAGATGGTTGCCACACGCAATCTGGTCAATCGACTGTCCGGCACACGACGGCTGCTAGCGCACGGTGTGATTTGGCCCAGCGTGCCAGAGTATCTGGAGGCGATGGACCGCGCTGCCACGGAACTCAAGGTGGATTCGTGGAAGGGCTACACCATTGGCGATGTTCTGGGTGCCGAACCGACCTTTGACAAACCGTGGCGCATGGATGACGATGACCTGACCTACCCGACCTACGAAAAAGCCCACAAGTACGGCGTCCAAAATATCTGCGTCCACAAGGGGGTGTTACCGATCGATTACGAGAGTATCCCAAACTGGCATTATGCCTCGTTGGAGGACCTCGGTAAAGCTGCCCAAGATTGGCCCGATCTGAATTTCCACATTTATCACGCCGGCTTGAAGATGTGGCGTGACGCACACGGGGTGAGTGAAGCATTTGAAAAAACTGGACGCCTGCCGTGGATTGATGAGATGGCTGCCATCCCTGAAAAATATGGGGTGTCGAATGTGTATGCCGACATCGGCCTCTCCTTCGGCGCGTTAGCCATTACGCATCCGAGGCTCGCGGCGGCAATGTTGGGGATACTGATTAAGGGTTTAGGGTCGAACCGCGTACTGTGGGGGACAGATTCGATCTGGGCAGGCTCACCGCAATGGCAGATTGAGGCGCTACGCCGTATCGAAATCCCAGTAGACCTACAGGACAAACACAGTTTGGAACCGCTGGGATCCGCCGATGGTCCCGTGAAAAATGCCATCTTCGGTATCAATGCCGCAGGTCAGTACGGCATCGAACTGGATAGCGATGGCCAACCGATCGCAAACTACAAGGACGATGAACTTTCACGTTTGAAAGCCGAGTATCTGGACGCGGGCAACCAGCGTGACAATCTGTTCTGGGGCTGGATCCAAAATCGGAAGTCAGGTTGA